Proteins encoded in a region of the Armatimonadota bacterium genome:
- a CDS encoding ABC transporter ATP-binding protein has product MGLLVSRGLTKRFGGLVAINQLDLDVAERSIHSVIGPNGAGKTTFFNCVTGFYRAEEGSIEFDGTPLEGLSPDRITTMGIARTYQNIRLFANMTAMENILVGMHPHLTSGWLGAILRTPATVQEERLAHQQARELLQFVGLRGKGDLLAKNLPYGLQRRLEIARALASRPRLLLLDEPTAGMNPRETIEMMAFIRRLRDELGITIVLIEHQMRVVMGISDLVTVLDYGTKISEGTPKEVQNDPRVIEAYLGRRGAVAH; this is encoded by the coding sequence ATGGGACTGCTCGTCTCCCGGGGCTTGACCAAGCGGTTCGGCGGCCTGGTGGCGATCAACCAGCTCGACCTGGATGTCGCCGAGCGGAGCATCCACAGCGTGATCGGGCCCAACGGCGCGGGGAAGACCACCTTTTTCAACTGCGTGACGGGGTTCTACCGGGCGGAGGAGGGAAGCATCGAGTTCGACGGCACGCCCCTGGAGGGGCTCAGTCCGGACCGGATCACCACGATGGGCATCGCCCGCACCTACCAGAACATCCGCCTCTTCGCCAACATGACAGCGATGGAGAACATCCTGGTGGGGATGCACCCGCACCTCACCTCGGGGTGGCTGGGCGCGATCCTGCGCACCCCCGCCACCGTGCAGGAGGAGCGCCTGGCCCACCAGCAGGCCCGGGAGCTCCTCCAGTTCGTCGGTCTGCGGGGCAAAGGCGACCTGCTGGCCAAGAACCTCCCCTACGGACTGCAGCGCCGGCTGGAGATCGCCCGGGCCCTGGCCTCCCGGCCCCGGTTGCTGCTCCTGGACGAGCCCACCGCCGGGATGAACCCGCGGGAGACCATTGAGATGATGGCCTTCATCCGGCGGCTGCGCGACGAGCTGGGCATCACCATCGTCCTGATCGAGCACCAGATGCGGGTGGTGATGGGGATTTCCGACCTGGTCACGGTGCTGGACTACGGAACCAAGATCTCCGAGGGCACGCCGAAAGAGGTGCAGAACGACCCGCGCGTCATCGAGGCCTACCTCGGCCGGCGGGGGGCGGTGGCGCACTGA
- a CDS encoding ABC transporter ATP-binding protein: MALLEVENLHVYYGQIHALKGISLRVDQGEIVTLIGANGAGKSTTLKTISGLLRPREGRMRLGEEDLGALPPHDIVAKGVVQVPEGRRIFGRLTVMENLLMGAYARTDRAGIAADLERVFALFPRLKERQSQVAGTLSGGEQQMLAIGRGLMGAPKVLLLDEPSMGLAPVLVEQIFETITDINRQGTTILLVEQNAFMALQVAHRGYVLQTGEIALAGSAKELQANEEVRKAYLGG; the protein is encoded by the coding sequence ATGGCCCTGCTGGAAGTGGAGAACCTGCACGTCTACTACGGCCAGATCCATGCCCTGAAAGGGATCTCCCTCCGGGTCGATCAGGGCGAGATCGTGACGCTCATCGGCGCCAACGGCGCGGGGAAGAGCACGACCCTCAAGACCATCTCCGGGCTGCTCCGGCCGCGGGAAGGCCGGATGCGGCTGGGGGAGGAGGACCTGGGCGCCCTGCCTCCGCACGACATCGTGGCCAAAGGCGTGGTCCAGGTTCCCGAGGGCCGGCGGATCTTCGGCCGCCTGACCGTGATGGAGAACCTCCTGATGGGCGCCTACGCCCGGACGGACCGCGCGGGAATCGCCGCGGACCTGGAGCGGGTCTTCGCCCTCTTTCCCCGGTTGAAAGAGCGGCAGTCCCAGGTGGCGGGGACGCTCTCCGGCGGGGAGCAGCAGATGCTGGCCATCGGCCGGGGCCTGATGGGTGCGCCAAAGGTGCTGCTGCTGGACGAGCCCTCCATGGGATTAGCCCCCGTCCTGGTGGAGCAGATCTTCGAGACCATCACCGATATCAACCGGCAGGGCACAACGATCCTGCTCGTGGAGCAGAACGCCTTCATGGCCCTCCAGGTCGCCCACCGGGGGTATGTGCTGCAGACCGGCGAGATTGCGCTGGCCGGGTCGGCCAAAGAGCTGCAGGCCAACGAGGAAGTGCGCAAGGCCTATCTCGGAGGATAG
- a CDS encoding ATP-binding protein: MRRSIRWHITGSHLLLVFLVLVIFTAYMVRALERQYVNTYAYVVATQAKLISLMMREYAEDPGQDLPQLQTMVQQLRWRKDATIALLDATGRSPGGAVDPSAPEITAAFAGEEAQAVRADPQGIRRVYAAAPILDRDGKVVGVVHVSAPRAWVFRQLQKTAPALLGAMVLGLIAAVVGGAWLSRRITRPLLALGEAASRISAGDLSTRAPVHGADELAALGRTFNTMAGRLEQTVAAISDERNRIEAIVAAMTEAVIATDRRDAITVLNRSAEELLRVRREEVLGRSAAAVFGQRRLAAMLHEATACGRVTAEELPPGAMGDRVIEAHCAPVRGHDGEITGAVAVLRDVTEVRQTERLRRELTANVSHELRTPLTSIKGFVETLLDGAMRDEDTARRFLSIIQSETDRLVKLVDDLLDLSLLESKRVTLNPRPVDLGELIAHTVDKLRPLADHSRLTLIQSLPAGLVVVADADRLEQVFTNLVDNALKYTPPGGRVEIRARPVNGAVEIAVHDSGQGIRPEDLPHVFERFYRADRSRTRGSGGTGLGLAIAKHIVEAHGGQISVTSRPQEGTTFTVTIPISWGGAGVQQAQSAGDQPTVGGYPPR; the protein is encoded by the coding sequence ATGCGACGCTCCATCCGCTGGCACATCACGGGGAGCCATCTGCTGCTGGTCTTCCTGGTCCTGGTCATCTTCACGGCCTACATGGTCCGGGCCCTGGAGCGACAGTACGTCAACACCTACGCCTACGTCGTGGCCACCCAGGCCAAGCTGATCTCGTTGATGATGCGCGAGTACGCCGAGGATCCGGGCCAGGACCTGCCCCAACTGCAGACCATGGTCCAGCAGCTGCGTTGGCGGAAGGATGCGACCATCGCCCTGCTGGATGCCACGGGACGGTCGCCCGGGGGAGCCGTCGACCCCTCCGCGCCCGAGATCACCGCCGCCTTCGCCGGCGAGGAAGCGCAGGCCGTCCGTGCCGACCCCCAGGGGATAAGGCGCGTGTACGCCGCGGCGCCCATCCTCGACCGGGACGGGAAGGTCGTCGGCGTCGTGCACGTCTCCGCGCCGCGGGCCTGGGTCTTCCGCCAGCTCCAGAAGACGGCGCCGGCGCTGCTGGGGGCGATGGTGCTGGGGCTGATCGCGGCGGTCGTCGGCGGCGCCTGGCTCTCCCGCCGCATCACTCGCCCGCTGCTGGCCCTGGGCGAGGCGGCGTCGCGCATCAGCGCCGGCGACCTCTCCACCCGCGCGCCCGTGCACGGGGCCGACGAACTGGCCGCCCTGGGACGGACCTTCAACACCATGGCCGGGCGGCTGGAGCAGACCGTCGCCGCCATCTCCGACGAACGCAATCGCATCGAGGCCATCGTCGCCGCGATGACGGAGGCGGTCATCGCCACCGACCGCCGCGATGCGATCACGGTGCTCAACCGCAGCGCCGAAGAGCTCTTGCGCGTGCGGCGCGAGGAGGTCCTCGGCCGCAGCGCCGCGGCGGTGTTCGGCCAGCGGCGCCTGGCGGCCATGCTGCACGAGGCGACGGCCTGCGGGCGGGTCACGGCCGAGGAACTCCCGCCGGGGGCGATGGGCGACCGGGTGATCGAGGCCCACTGCGCCCCCGTCCGGGGACACGACGGCGAGATCACCGGGGCCGTGGCCGTGCTGCGCGACGTCACCGAGGTGCGGCAGACCGAACGGCTGCGTCGCGAGCTCACGGCCAACGTCTCCCACGAGCTGCGCACGCCGCTGACCTCGATCAAAGGCTTCGTCGAGACGCTGCTGGACGGCGCCATGCGCGACGAAGACACGGCACGGCGGTTCCTCTCCATCATCCAGAGCGAGACCGACCGTCTGGTCAAACTGGTGGACGACCTGCTCGACCTCTCCCTCCTGGAGAGCAAGCGCGTCACCCTCAACCCCAGGCCGGTCGACCTCGGCGAGCTGATCGCGCACACCGTGGACAAGTTGCGGCCCCTGGCCGACCACTCCCGGCTCACCCTGATCCAGTCCCTGCCGGCGGGGTTGGTCGTTGTCGCCGACGCCGACCGCCTGGAACAGGTCTTTACCAATCTGGTGGACAACGCCCTGAAGTACACGCCGCCCGGCGGGCGCGTGGAGATCCGGGCCCGGCCGGTGAACGGTGCCGTGGAGATCGCGGTGCACGACAGCGGCCAGGGGATCAGGCCGGAAGACCTGCCCCACGTCTTCGAACGCTTCTACCGGGCGGACCGCTCGCGGACGCGCGGCTCGGGCGGCACAGGCCTGGGGCTGGCCATCGCCAAGCACATCGTGGAGGCGCACGGCGGGCAGATCAGCGTCACCAGCCGTCCCCAGGAGGGGACGACCTTCACGGTGACGATCCCGATCTCCTGGGGCGGCGCCGGGGTCCAGCAGGCGCAGTCGGCGGGAGATCAGCCGACGGTCGGCGGCTATCCTCCGAGATAG
- a CDS encoding response regulator transcription factor translates to MSQKILVVDDEPHIVELVRYNLTQAGYAVVSAFDGRDAAAVVRQERPDLVILDIMLPHVDGLEVCRQIRRESAVPIIMLTAKGGELERVVGLELGADDYVTKPFSPRELVARVRAILRRAAPEGREGTSGPLRSGALTLDPATREVTLHGRPVDLTAKEFELLRLLLTHPNRVFTRDFLLEHLWGYDYYGSTRTVDMHISRLREKIEDDPAAPTYIVTVRGVGYKFKAPAPRGTAAQT, encoded by the coding sequence GTGAGCCAGAAGATCCTGGTCGTGGACGACGAACCCCACATCGTGGAACTGGTCCGCTACAATCTGACCCAGGCAGGGTACGCCGTGGTCAGCGCCTTCGACGGACGTGACGCCGCGGCCGTTGTGCGCCAAGAGCGTCCCGACCTGGTCATCCTGGACATCATGCTGCCCCACGTCGACGGGTTGGAGGTCTGCCGGCAGATCCGCCGCGAGTCCGCGGTGCCGATCATCATGCTCACGGCCAAAGGCGGCGAACTGGAGCGGGTCGTCGGTCTGGAGCTCGGCGCCGACGACTACGTCACCAAGCCCTTCAGCCCGCGCGAGCTGGTGGCCCGGGTGCGGGCGATCCTCCGCCGGGCCGCGCCCGAGGGGCGCGAAGGGACCAGCGGTCCCCTGCGCAGCGGCGCCCTGACCCTGGACCCGGCCACCCGCGAAGTCACCCTGCACGGCCGGCCCGTCGACCTCACGGCCAAAGAGTTCGAACTCCTGCGCCTCCTGCTGACCCATCCCAACCGCGTCTTCACCCGCGACTTTCTTCTGGAACATCTCTGGGGGTACGACTACTACGGGAGCACGCGCACCGTGGACATGCACATCAGCCGGTTGCGCGAGAAGATCGAAGACGACCCCGCCGCACCGACCTATATCGTCACCGTCCGGGGCGTGGGCTACAAGTTCAAGGCCCCCGCCCCGCGGGGCACGGCGGCGCAGACCTGA
- a CDS encoding DUF2231 domain-containing protein, with product MPFLVHPLLVHFPVALWLTSFLFDLLSLRTSDRFYATASRYLIGLGVLGAVGAIITGFVDYLPLRAQGVGQTFIDRHRTHSLLAYVVTAVYAGIFLLRWRKRGPAGGVAVALAGLGAVLIAITAYLGGEIRRVM from the coding sequence ATGCCGTTTCTCGTCCACCCGCTCCTCGTCCATTTCCCCGTGGCGCTGTGGCTGACGAGCTTCCTGTTCGACCTGCTCTCTCTGAGGACGTCCGACCGGTTCTACGCCACCGCCTCGCGCTACCTCATCGGATTGGGGGTGCTGGGTGCCGTGGGGGCGATCATCACGGGCTTTGTCGACTACCTCCCGCTCCGAGCGCAGGGCGTCGGCCAGACCTTCATCGACCGGCACCGAACCCACAGCCTGCTGGCCTACGTCGTCACCGCGGTATATGCGGGGATCTTCCTCCTGCGCTGGCGGAAGCGGGGCCCGGCCGGGGGAGTGGCGGTGGCCCTGGCCGGCCTGGGCGCCGTCCTGATCGCCATCACCGCCTATCTGGGCGGCGAGATACGGAGGGTGATGTGA
- a CDS encoding glycine C-acetyltransferase, with the protein MAERTTIRDPLAYLDDELRDLRARGLFRWPRLLEGPQEPVARYDGVEVINLCSNNYLGLANHPALKDAARRALDALGVGSGAVRTIAGNMAIHRQVEEELARFKHTEATLLYQSGFTANAGTVSAILGKEDVIVSDELNHASIIDGARLSGATKKIYPHKDVAAARRLLEESRGARHILLITDGVFSMDGDIAPLPDLVRLAEEFGAIMMVDDAHASGVLGRAGRGTVDHFGLHGRVHIQVGTLSKAFACQGGYVAGSRTLVDYLIHRARPLLFSTSHPPAVAATALAAVRLVQQQPELIDRLWENTRFFKQGLAQLGFDTGMSETPITPVIVGEERRAMELSDRLFALGVFALGIAFPTVPRGKARVRTIVTAGHTTEHLRRALDAFERAGRELHLI; encoded by the coding sequence ATGGCTGAGCGCACGACCATCCGCGATCCGCTGGCGTACCTGGACGACGAACTGCGGGACCTCAGAGCACGTGGGTTGTTCCGCTGGCCCCGACTGCTGGAGGGCCCGCAGGAGCCCGTGGCCCGGTACGACGGCGTCGAGGTGATCAACCTCTGTTCCAACAACTACCTGGGGCTGGCCAACCACCCCGCGTTGAAGGACGCGGCGCGGCGGGCCCTGGACGCACTGGGGGTGGGCTCCGGCGCGGTGCGGACCATCGCCGGGAACATGGCCATTCACCGCCAGGTGGAGGAGGAGCTGGCCCGCTTCAAGCACACCGAGGCCACCCTGCTCTACCAGTCGGGGTTCACGGCCAACGCCGGGACGGTCAGCGCCATCCTGGGCAAAGAGGACGTGATCGTGAGCGACGAGCTGAACCACGCCAGCATCATCGACGGCGCACGGCTGTCGGGGGCGACGAAGAAGATCTACCCCCACAAGGATGTCGCCGCGGCCCGGAGGTTGCTGGAGGAGTCCCGAGGCGCCCGCCACATCCTGTTGATCACCGACGGGGTGTTCAGCATGGACGGCGACATCGCCCCCCTGCCCGATCTGGTCCGGCTGGCCGAGGAGTTCGGCGCGATCATGATGGTTGACGATGCCCACGCCAGCGGCGTGCTCGGACGCGCCGGGCGGGGGACGGTGGACCACTTCGGCCTCCACGGTCGTGTCCACATCCAGGTCGGCACGCTGTCCAAAGCCTTTGCCTGCCAGGGGGGCTATGTGGCCGGCAGTCGGACTCTCGTCGATTACCTGATCCACCGGGCGCGCCCGCTGCTGTTCAGCACCTCCCACCCCCCGGCGGTGGCGGCGACGGCCCTGGCCGCGGTCCGGCTCGTGCAACAGCAGCCCGAACTCATCGACAGACTGTGGGAAAACACCCGCTTCTTCAAGCAGGGCCTCGCGCAGCTCGGCTTCGACACGGGGATGAGCGAAACGCCCATTACCCCGGTGATCGTGGGCGAGGAGCGACGCGCCATGGAGCTCTCCGACCGGCTCTTCGCCCTGGGCGTCTTTGCCCTCGGGATCGCCTTCCCCACCGTCCCGCGGGGCAAGGCGCGCGTCCGGACCATCGTCACCGCCGGCCACACCACGGAGCACCTGCGGCGGGCCCTGGACGCCTTCGAGCGCGCCGGGCGGGAGCTGCACCTGATTTGA
- a CDS encoding molybdopterin molybdotransferase MoeA, with protein sequence MKTFQQLLSPAEARAAFARVYTPRPLGAERVELLRAYGRVLAEEIRAATDLPAFDRSTVDGYAVRAADTAEASRGAPVPLVVAGEVSMGRPAPVQVGRGQAVRIPTGGAIPAGADAVVMQEHTVRRDGTVYVERPVAPGENLVRRGEDVRAGEVVLARGRRLRPQDLGLLAGLGRAAVEVFLRPRVAVVVTGDELLPPGAAAGEGQIYDMNTYTLAGLIEAAGGLPVCCGIVGDNLQLVVERARSAHRSADAVILAGGSSVGERDVVADAIAALGDPGIVVHGIAIRPGKPTVLAVADGKPVFGLPGNVVSAMVIFDQFVRPVVEALAGAETPPTVGRLVCARLAATLRAGDREDHVRVTLEVREGTLWATPLPGGSAIITSMVRADGVVVVPAGAALAAGQEVEVRLFGP encoded by the coding sequence ATGAAGACCTTCCAGCAGCTGCTGAGCCCTGCCGAGGCCCGGGCGGCGTTCGCTCGGGTCTACACGCCTCGCCCGCTGGGCGCGGAGCGGGTGGAGCTCCTGAGGGCCTACGGCCGCGTCCTTGCCGAGGAGATCCGCGCCGCCACCGACCTGCCGGCCTTCGACCGCTCGACGGTGGACGGCTATGCAGTACGGGCCGCGGATACGGCGGAGGCCTCCCGGGGCGCGCCGGTGCCGCTGGTCGTCGCTGGCGAGGTCTCCATGGGCCGTCCGGCTCCGGTGCAGGTGGGCCGCGGGCAGGCGGTGCGCATCCCGACCGGCGGCGCGATCCCCGCCGGCGCCGACGCCGTCGTCATGCAGGAGCATACCGTGCGCAGGGACGGGACGGTGTATGTGGAGCGCCCGGTGGCGCCGGGGGAGAATCTGGTGCGCCGGGGGGAGGATGTGCGGGCGGGCGAGGTGGTGCTGGCGCGGGGCCGGCGTCTGCGTCCCCAGGACCTCGGGCTGCTCGCCGGGTTGGGCCGGGCCGCGGTCGAGGTGTTCCTGCGTCCGCGCGTCGCCGTGGTCGTTACCGGGGACGAGCTGCTTCCCCCCGGGGCCGCCGCGGGCGAGGGCCAGATCTATGACATGAACACCTACACCCTGGCCGGCCTGATCGAGGCCGCGGGGGGGCTGCCCGTCTGCTGCGGGATCGTCGGCGACAACCTGCAACTGGTCGTCGAGCGCGCGCGGAGCGCCCACCGGAGTGCGGACGCCGTCATCCTGGCCGGCGGGAGTTCGGTGGGCGAGCGGGACGTCGTCGCCGACGCCATCGCGGCGCTGGGCGATCCGGGAATCGTCGTCCACGGGATCGCCATCCGTCCCGGGAAGCCCACCGTCCTGGCCGTGGCCGACGGGAAGCCGGTCTTCGGGCTTCCGGGCAACGTCGTCTCGGCCATGGTGATCTTCGACCAGTTCGTCCGGCCGGTCGTGGAGGCGCTGGCCGGCGCGGAGACCCCGCCGACCGTAGGTCGCCTCGTCTGCGCCCGGCTGGCCGCCACGCTGCGCGCCGGGGATCGCGAGGATCACGTGCGCGTCACGCTCGAGGTCCGGGAAGGCACGCTGTGGGCCACGCCCCTGCCCGGCGGTTCGGCGATCATCACCTCCATGGTGCGCGCCGACGGGGTGGTGGTCGTGCCGGCCGGCGCCGCGCTGGCCGCGGGCCAGGAGGTCGAGGTGCGGCTCTTTGGCCCCTAG
- the moaC gene encoding cyclic pyranopterin monophosphate synthase MoaC: protein MTHVDRQGRARMVDVTSKPETPRTAVARAEVRMKPQTVRLIKQNRLAKGDVLAVAQVGAVGAAKRTDELIPMAHPLPLTGVQVRFTLDERRGRVGIEAEASTVARTGVEMEALVAASVAALTIYDMCKAVDRAMTIDRIRLVRKSGGRSGEFRRPGET from the coding sequence CTGACGCACGTGGACCGGCAGGGCCGGGCCCGCATGGTCGACGTCACCTCGAAGCCCGAGACGCCCCGCACGGCCGTGGCCCGCGCCGAGGTGCGGATGAAACCGCAGACGGTGCGGCTGATCAAACAGAACCGGCTGGCCAAGGGAGACGTATTGGCCGTGGCTCAGGTGGGCGCTGTCGGGGCGGCGAAGCGCACCGACGAACTGATTCCGATGGCCCATCCGCTCCCCCTGACCGGCGTCCAGGTGCGGTTTACGCTGGACGAGCGGAGGGGGCGGGTCGGCATCGAGGCGGAGGCCTCGACGGTGGCGCGGACGGGGGTGGAGATGGAGGCTCTGGTGGCAGCGAGCGTGGCGGCGCTGACGATCTACGACATGTGCAAGGCCGTGGACCGCGCCATGACCATCGACCGCATTCGCCTGGTGCGCAAGAGCGGCGGCCGCAGCGGAGAGTTCCGCCGCCCGGGGGAGACGTGA
- a CDS encoding MogA/MoaB family molybdenum cofactor biosynthesis protein encodes MSAELRGARVAVLTLSDSIAGGRHEDRSGELIAETIRRHGGEVVARDVLPDDQHRIAARLRAYADDLGADLVLTTGGSGVAPRDVTPEATLQVVDRLVPGLVEAARLQTLAKTPLAMISRGVAGIRRRTLIVNLPGSPRAVQEWLEVVLPALGHAVDLLRGRSGPWGEPHTP; translated from the coding sequence GTGAGCGCGGAATTGCGGGGCGCCAGGGTCGCCGTGCTGACCCTCAGCGACAGCATCGCCGGGGGGAGGCACGAGGACCGCAGCGGCGAGCTCATCGCGGAGACGATCCGCCGCCACGGCGGGGAGGTCGTGGCCCGCGACGTCCTCCCCGACGACCAGCACCGCATCGCCGCCCGGCTGCGCGCCTATGCCGACGATCTGGGGGCGGATCTCGTGCTCACCACCGGAGGCAGCGGGGTGGCCCCGCGGGACGTGACACCCGAAGCGACCCTGCAGGTGGTGGACCGGCTGGTGCCGGGGCTGGTCGAGGCGGCGCGCCTTCAGACGCTGGCCAAGACGCCGCTGGCCATGATCTCGCGGGGCGTGGCCGGTATCCGCCGGCGGACCCTGATCGTCAATCTCCCGGGCAGTCCCCGGGCCGTCCAGGAGTGGCTTGAGGTCGTCCTCCCGGCGCTGGGGCACGCCGTGGACCTGCTGCGCGGTCGCTCCGGCCCGTGGGGGGAGCCGCACACACCGTGA
- a CDS encoding PaaI family thioesterase produces the protein MRDASRCFVCGPDNPIGLKLRFTRLGEGVRAEFTPSDLHVGYEGLVHGGIIAALIDDALANIWFARGQEALTAKIEVRFRREVRPGERLVVTAHPTGSKAGLATARAEVVRTDGDVVAEGTGLLAVKRDRSAG, from the coding sequence GTGAGGGATGCCTCCCGCTGCTTCGTCTGCGGTCCCGACAACCCGATCGGCCTGAAGCTGCGCTTTACCCGGCTGGGGGAGGGGGTCCGGGCGGAGTTCACGCCGTCCGACCTGCACGTGGGCTACGAGGGGCTGGTCCATGGCGGGATCATCGCTGCGCTCATCGACGATGCTCTGGCCAACATCTGGTTTGCGCGCGGGCAGGAGGCCCTGACGGCCAAGATTGAGGTCCGGTTTCGTCGCGAGGTGCGGCCCGGAGAGCGGCTGGTCGTCACGGCGCACCCGACGGGGTCGAAGGCGGGCCTGGCGACCGCGCGGGCCGAGGTGGTCCGGACGGACGGCGACGTGGTGGCCGAAGGGACGGGCCTGCTCGCCGTGAAGCGCGACCGCAGCGCGGGGTGA
- the smpB gene encoding SsrA-binding protein SmpB: MAEGEHVVATNRRARHEYHIEETYEAGLVLTGTEVKSLRAGRASIQEAFARVEDGEVWLYHMHIPPYEAGNIFNHEPRRRRKLLLHRREVDRLFGRVRQKGYALIPLRVYFRRGLAKVELAVGRGKRQYDKREAIAEREADRRIAREIRRRG; encoded by the coding sequence ATGGCGGAGGGCGAGCACGTGGTGGCGACCAACCGCAGAGCCCGCCACGAGTACCACATCGAGGAGACGTACGAAGCCGGCCTGGTGCTCACCGGTACCGAGGTCAAGTCCCTGCGGGCGGGCCGCGCCAGCATCCAGGAGGCCTTTGCCCGCGTCGAGGACGGCGAGGTCTGGCTCTACCACATGCACATCCCGCCCTACGAGGCGGGCAACATCTTCAACCACGAGCCGCGGCGCCGCCGCAAACTGCTCCTGCACCGCCGTGAGGTGGATCGGCTCTTCGGCCGCGTCCGGCAGAAAGGGTACGCCCTGATCCCCCTCCGCGTCTACTTCCGGCGCGGCCTGGCCAAAGTGGAGCTGGCTGTGGGCCGCGGCAAGCGCCAGTACGACAAGCGGGAGGCGATCGCCGAACGCGAAGCGGACCGTCGGATCGCCCGCGAGATCCGGCGGAGGGGCTGA
- a CDS encoding DUF1850 domain-containing protein translates to MALAATALLLGAVAVFWPRPALVIRDDSGSALRVIPLRGPLTLRLEYLHSVERTPVLEHYVAAAGGLRLVRMEFASQGAGLPTSGYVREGGRFVLHTDRWLPALSIRVSGTSRPRLVINDDVLDLLALVGDGGGLHLQVRRRFGIVLRR, encoded by the coding sequence GTGGCGCTGGCCGCGACCGCCCTCCTCCTGGGGGCGGTCGCGGTGTTCTGGCCCCGCCCGGCCCTCGTCATCCGCGACGATTCCGGGTCGGCCCTCCGGGTCATCCCGCTGCGGGGCCCGCTGACGCTGCGCCTGGAGTACCTGCACTCGGTGGAGCGGACCCCCGTCCTGGAGCACTACGTCGCCGCCGCCGGCGGCCTGCGACTGGTCCGGATGGAGTTCGCCTCCCAGGGTGCGGGACTGCCGACCTCCGGATACGTCCGCGAGGGCGGCCGGTTCGTGCTGCACACCGACCGATGGCTGCCCGCGCTGTCGATTCGCGTCAGCGGGACGAGCCGCCCGCGCCTCGTGATCAACGACGACGTTCTGGACCTCCTGGCCCTGGTCGGAGACGGCGGCGGCCTCCACCTCCAGGTCCGGAGACGGTTCGGGATCGTCCTCCGGCGGTAG
- a CDS encoding TAXI family TRAP transporter solute-binding subunit, giving the protein MRRRMVLRSLAALAAGVVLLAPVQAQAQQLIALVTGGTAGVYFPLGGAMAEIWNSKVPGVRVSSQSSGASVANIQFLARGEAHLGLVQNDIAYYAYNGKEMFFNTAQNRPEPVTTIRGVAMLYPETIQIVTLRSKNITRIEDLRGKRVVVGAPGSGTEANARQILLVHGLFYSQIRPDFLSFAAGIDQLRDGHVDAVFITAGYPTAAVTDIAASRDIALIPISADKLAELRQRYPFYARQVVPAGTYRGLTAPVETAAVMAMLIARADLNDDLMYNMTKALWENLDRMRAAHARGRDLALARAKEGMPIPVHPGAERYYREKGVR; this is encoded by the coding sequence ATGAGACGGAGGATGGTCCTCAGGTCGCTGGCGGCGCTCGCCGCCGGGGTGGTGCTGCTGGCGCCGGTGCAGGCGCAGGCGCAGCAGCTGATCGCCCTGGTCACCGGCGGCACCGCGGGCGTGTACTTCCCGCTGGGCGGGGCGATGGCGGAGATCTGGAACAGCAAGGTGCCCGGAGTGCGCGTCTCCTCGCAGTCCAGCGGGGCGTCGGTGGCCAACATCCAGTTCCTGGCCCGGGGCGAGGCGCACCTGGGCCTGGTGCAGAACGACATCGCCTACTATGCCTACAACGGCAAGGAGATGTTCTTCAACACGGCGCAGAACAGGCCCGAGCCTGTGACCACCATCAGGGGCGTGGCCATGCTCTATCCGGAGACGATCCAGATCGTGACGCTGCGCTCCAAGAACATCACCAGGATCGAAGACCTGCGCGGCAAGCGCGTGGTCGTCGGGGCGCCGGGCAGCGGCACGGAGGCCAACGCCCGGCAGATCCTGCTCGTCCACGGCCTGTTCTACAGCCAGATCCGCCCGGACTTCCTCTCCTTCGCGGCGGGGATCGATCAACTGCGGGACGGCCATGTCGATGCGGTCTTCATCACCGCCGGCTACCCCACCGCCGCGGTGACGGACATCGCCGCCTCCCGGGACATCGCGCTGATCCCGATCTCCGCGGACAAACTGGCCGAACTCCGGCAGCGGTACCCCTTCTACGCCCGTCAGGTGGTCCCGGCGGGCACCTATCGGGGCCTCACCGCGCCGGTCGAGACGGCCGCCGTCATGGCCATGTTGATCGCCCGGGCCGACCTGAATGACGATCTGATGTACAACATGACGAAGGCGCTGTGGGAGAACCTGGACCGCATGCGCGCCGCGCACGCCAGGGGCAGGGACCTGGCTCTGGCCCGGGCCAAGGAAGGCATGCCCATTCCGGTGCACCCGGGCGCGGAGCGGTACTACCGCGAGAAGGGTGTGCGCTAG